A genomic region of Miscanthus floridulus cultivar M001 chromosome 3, ASM1932011v1, whole genome shotgun sequence contains the following coding sequences:
- the LOC136546590 gene encoding UPF0664 stress-induced protein C29B12.11c-like, which produces MAENPQLFGSGMPVPFYGEMFVLARDGVEFNVDKIPSAPGGQVKTKGTIYLSNIRMVFVANKPVGNFFAFDMPLLFVHGEKFNQPIFHCNNISGYVEPVVPDNQNRALYSTHTFKILFKDGGCGTFVPLFLNLVASVRRYNQFEAQSAANMAPHVDPLQAAQTPVDDMMRHAYVDPNDPTKIFLQQPAPESQLRRRNYHGPADAN; this is translated from the exons ATGGCGGAGAACCCGCAGCTGTTTGGGAGCGGGATGCCGGTGCCGTTCTACGGCGAGATGTTCGTCCTCGCCAGGGACGGCGTCGAGTTCAACGTCGACAAGATCCCGTC AGCTCCTGGCGGTCAAGTGAAAACTAAAGGCACAATTTACCTGTCTAATATAAGGATGGTGTTTGTTGCCAACAAACCTGTTGGCAACTTCTTTGCTTTTGATATGCCACTG TTGTTTGTGCACGGTGAGAAGTTCAACCAGCCCATATTTCACTGCAACAACATCTCTGGATACGTTGAACCA GTTGTTCCAGACAATCAGAACAGGGCCCTGTACTCAACTCACACCTTCAAGATCTTGTTCAAGGACGGAGGCTGTGGTACTTTTGTTCCTCTCTTCCTGAACCTGGTTGCATCTGTGCGGCGCTACAACCAGTTTGAAGCCCAGTCTGCTGCTAACATGGCACCGCATGTGGACCCTCTGCAAGCTGCGCAGACTCCTGTTGATGACATGATGCGTCATGC GTATGTCGACCCAAATGATCCTACTAAGATTTTCCTTCAGCAACCTGCGCCAGAATCGCAGCTGAGGAGGAGAAACTACCATGGCCCAGCTGATGCGAATTAG